A window from Bacteroidota bacterium encodes these proteins:
- the greB gene encoding transcription elongation factor GreB, translating into MGRWRPPIKKGSKYITPEGARKLTEVLQYLWKVERPHVTERVAKAAAQGDRSENAEYIYGKKRLREIDSKIRFLTNRLDGIIVVDRIPDDQDIVYFGAFVTLEDEEGEEVEYRIVGPDEFNVVDGKLSMDSPLGKALLGKRVEDKIKISAPKGVKVFYILKIRYFEKQSS; encoded by the coding sequence ATGGGTAGATGGCGTCCTCCGATAAAAAAAGGTTCCAAATATATCACCCCGGAAGGTGCACGAAAATTAACTGAAGTGCTTCAGTACTTGTGGAAAGTTGAGCGACCACATGTGACCGAGAGAGTTGCGAAAGCTGCCGCACAAGGTGATCGTAGTGAAAATGCCGAATACATTTATGGCAAGAAACGCTTACGTGAAATTGATAGCAAGATTCGATTTTTAACGAACCGTCTCGACGGGATAATTGTGGTCGATCGTATTCCTGATGATCAGGATATAGTTTATTTTGGTGCTTTCGTTACCCTCGAGGATGAAGAAGGAGAAGAGGTCGAATATCGTATCGTTGGACCCGATGAGTTCAATGTTGTTGATGGAAAACTTAGTATGGATTCGCCTTTAGGTAAAGCATTGTTAGGAAAACGAGTGGAGGATAAAATCAAGATTTCTGCTCCAAAGGGAGTGAAAGTTTTTTATATATTGAAAATTCGTTATTTTGAAAAACAATCATCATAA
- a CDS encoding GIY-YIG nuclease family protein, translating to MRTDDHDGKGTYIIILYMDKGKSIQIGALGKYKFKRGYYAYVGSAFGPGGLKSRVKHHIEPKKSYHWHIDFLNPVVKEVWVSEHGARFEHDWATALGETASNKILGFGCSDCSCESHLLYFKSMAILKKSQKYLCKNSYVRMVRSQFLSDLKFDSISLPRIFKLTIQNP from the coding sequence ATGAGAACTGATGACCACGATGGCAAAGGAACTTATATAATTATTCTGTATATGGATAAGGGTAAAAGTATCCAAATAGGTGCACTTGGTAAGTATAAGTTTAAACGGGGATATTATGCTTATGTCGGTAGCGCATTTGGCCCTGGTGGTTTAAAAAGCCGGGTAAAACATCATATCGAACCTAAAAAGAGCTATCACTGGCACATTGATTTTCTAAATCCAGTTGTTAAAGAAGTCTGGGTGTCTGAACATGGGGCAAGATTTGAACATGATTGGGCAACGGCACTTGGAGAAACTGCATCAAATAAAATCCTTGGCTTTGGTTGTTCAGATTGCTCATGTGAATCTCATTTATTGTACTTTAAATCCATGGCAATCTTAAAAAAATCTCAGAAATATCTTTGTAAGAATAGTTATGTTCGAATGGTCAGATCCCAATTTTTATCCGATTTGAAATTTGATTCAATATCACTCCCCAGAATATTCAAGCTGACCATTCAAAACCCCTAA
- a CDS encoding Fic family protein, translating into MPTSQDKFAQSLAVLKGLQDKRIVAIHTNNMTRTHREPSLRIGGNKPTALLYETSLMDVRLKLPGKNNLESKENLQIMTLPAALISCSPGFYLNNATDARAALSMIPDASEILHKLLEGGHSTIAGRIAGAFRNIGKDTIAENIIATMNTAGYNSTECDPFEENSTILFSDRERSPYVNRMQMNWAEMRDVVLKNFPSPPLLPQDTDEYIKNVDDIYVTDAYHSLSIEGYRVSDDLIEKVRSGDWDPEINPKDKEYPDALAARGYWQAFQTVKESLEKILNNNSPGEVAHNDHATWYRELFAPSVGAGLMATTDLAGYRNCPVYIKKSTHVPPRYETVRDLMPAFFSLLKDEEEPAVRAVLGHFFFVYIHPYPDGNGRMGRFLMNTMFAGGGYPWTVIPPKARSDYMETLEEASVRTNIEPFSNFLAALVQKEMDNKFFLKG; encoded by the coding sequence ATGCCAACGTCACAAGACAAATTTGCACAATCTCTCGCTGTTCTAAAGGGACTTCAGGATAAAAGGATTGTTGCAATTCATACAAACAATATGACACGCACACACCGGGAACCCTCCTTAAGAATAGGAGGCAATAAACCAACGGCTCTTTTGTATGAAACTTCTTTGATGGATGTTCGGCTGAAATTACCAGGCAAGAACAATTTGGAAAGCAAAGAAAATTTACAGATCATGACTTTGCCTGCTGCCCTAATCTCATGTTCCCCTGGCTTTTATTTAAATAATGCCACAGATGCCCGTGCTGCGCTATCCATGATCCCTGATGCTTCCGAAATCCTACACAAACTTCTTGAGGGTGGACACAGCACAATAGCTGGCAGGATTGCCGGAGCTTTTCGAAATATTGGGAAAGATACCATTGCTGAAAATATCATTGCAACAATGAATACAGCCGGATATAATTCGACAGAATGCGATCCCTTTGAAGAAAACTCTACCATCCTTTTTAGTGATCGTGAACGATCTCCATATGTAAACCGGATGCAGATGAACTGGGCAGAAATGCGAGACGTTGTCCTGAAAAACTTTCCGTCCCCCCCCTTATTACCTCAAGATACTGATGAATACATTAAAAATGTCGATGACATATATGTGACAGATGCCTATCATTCACTTTCTATTGAAGGATATCGTGTGAGTGATGATCTTATTGAAAAAGTCCGTTCAGGTGATTGGGACCCGGAAATCAACCCCAAGGATAAAGAATACCCAGATGCCTTGGCAGCTCGTGGTTACTGGCAAGCTTTCCAAACAGTAAAGGAAAGCTTGGAGAAAATATTAAATAATAATTCCCCCGGTGAAGTGGCACACAATGACCATGCTACATGGTATAGAGAGTTATTTGCGCCAAGCGTAGGTGCGGGTCTTATGGCAACAACCGATCTTGCCGGTTATCGCAACTGCCCAGTTTATATTAAAAAATCAACACATGTACCGCCTCGTTATGAAACAGTTCGAGATCTTATGCCTGCGTTCTTTTCGCTTTTAAAAGATGAAGAAGAACCTGCTGTAAGGGCTGTGTTAGGCCATTTTTTCTTTGTATATATTCACCCTTATCCTGACGGGAATGGGCGAATGGGAAGGTTTCTGATGAATACCATGTTCGCCGGTGGCGGTTACCCGTGGACCGTAATCCCACCTAAAGCCCGTAGTGATTATATGGAGACCCTTGAAGAAGCGAGCGTGAGGACCAATATAGAACCATTTTCTAATTTTTTAGCTGCGCTCGTTCAAAAAGAGATGGATAATAAATTTTTTTTAAAAGGATGA